One genomic segment of Ictalurus punctatus breed USDA103 chromosome 4, Coco_2.0, whole genome shotgun sequence includes these proteins:
- the LOC108264339 gene encoding sodium- and chloride-dependent GABA transporter 2 isoform X1 gives MVEKRKVKERGHWASKTEFFLAVAGDIVGLGNVWRFPYLCYRNGGGGFLVPYLVLAVTCGLPLFLLETAMGQYTQEGGITCWQHICPLAKGVGYATQLLVLYSCMLYIIILAWALLYLVLSFKFQLPWASCDNIWNTDDCIAIGNDLNWTRQANSTPAATEFWERRVLSISKGIEHVGKVNYETVLCLIAMWILCYFCIWKGVKSTGKVVYFTATLPYVMLLVLLIRGLTLPGAMLGIKFYLYPDFQRLLEPQVWMEAASQIFYSYSIGIGVLTVLGSYNQYNNNCYRDCFWLCLLNSCTSFVAGFAVFSVLGFMAHVQGVPIEDVAESGPGLAFITYPQAVAMMPLPQLWAVCFFLMIILLGLDTQFITMEVMITSVTDMFPRVLRRTGRREIFLLLFCVFCFFCQLIMVTEGGMYVFQLFDYYTCNGVCIVFICVFQCLAVGWVFGAGRMSEVIEDMTGSYPNIIFRMCWKYVTPVLLLVCFIYFLVDYQPLKYNRWYVYPDWAYALGWLMALSSMMLVPGWALGRLCTLKGSLRQRWLYLCSPDSKLPLTQMQRARMQSAV, from the exons ATGGTGGAAAAAAGGAAAGTAAAGGAGAGAGGACATTGGGCTAGTAAAACAGAATTCTTTCTTGCTGTAGCAGGAGACATAGTGGGTCTGGGCAATGTTTGGAGATTCCCCTACCTCTGCTATAGGAATGGAGGGG GGGGATTCTTGGTGCCTTACCTGGTGCTTGCTGTGACCTGTGGTTTGCCACTATTCCTTCTGGAGACAGCTATGGGACAGTACACACAAGAGGGTGGCATCACCTGTTGGCAGCATATTTGTCCACTGGCTAAGG GTGTTGGATATGCCACTCAGTTGCTTGTACTCTATAGCTGCATGTTATACATCATAATACTTGCCTGGGCACTGCTTTATTTGGTCTTATCCTTCAAGTTTCAGCTTCCCTGGGCCAGCTGTGATAACATCTGGAACACAG aTGACTGTATAGCTATTGGAAATGATCTTAACTGGACAAGACAGGCCAACTCAACACCAGCAGCCACTGAATTTTGGGA GAGAAGAGTGCTTTCTATCTCTAAAGGCATTGAACATGTTGGAAAGGTCAACTATGAGACTGTCTTATGTCTAATTGCAATGTGGATCCTCTGCTATTTCTGTATCTGGAAAGGAGTCAAGTCTACAGGGAAG GTGGTATATTTTACAGCAACGTTGCCCTATGTGATGCTGCTGGTGTTGCTGATTCGTGGACTAACTCTGCCTGGGGCCATGTTGGGTATTAAATTCTACCTCTATCCTGACTTTCAACGGCTGTTGGAGCCTCAG GTATGGATGGAGGCAGCCAGTCAAATTTTCTACTCATACAGTATAGGTATTGGTGTATTGACTGTACTAGGCAGCTACAACCAATACAACAACAACTGCTACAG GGACTGCTTTTGGCTGTGTCTGCTCAACAGTTGCACCAGTTTTGTAGCAGGCTTTGCAGTGTTCTCAGTTCTGGGCTTCATGGCTCATGTGCAAGGTGTTCCTATAGAGGATGTGGCTGAGTCAG GTCCTGGCCTAGCTTTCATAACGTATCCTCAGGCAGTTGCTATGATGCCTCTTCCTCAGCTGTGGGCTGTGTGCTTCTTCCTTATGATTATTCTTCTGGGTCTGGACACAcag TTTATTACAATGGAGGTGATGATTACATCAGTGACGGACATGTTTCCCCGAGTGCTGCGTAGAACTGGACGGCGTGAGATCTTCCTGCTTCTcttctgtgttttctgtttcttctgCCAACTCATCATGGTCACAGAG GGGGGGATGTATGTGTTTCAGCTGTTTGACTACTACACCTGTAATGGAGTATGCATCGTCTTTatctgtgtgtttcagtgccTGGCAGTGGGCTGGGTCTTCG GCGCTGGACGAATGTCTGAGGTCATTGAAGATATGACAGGGTCATACCCTAACATCATCTTTCGGATGTGCTGGAAATATGTCACCCCAGTTCTCTTACTG GTatgtttcatatattttttggtTGACTATCAGCCTTTGAAATACAACCGCTGGTACGTGTACCCAGACTGGGCGTATGCACTGGGCTGGTTGATGGCTCTGTCTTCAATGATGCTGGTTCCTGGATGGGCATTGGGCCGCCTCTGCACATTGAAAGGGAGCCTCAGACAG CGCTGGCTTTACCTGTGTAGTCCTGACAGCAAGTTACCATTGACCCAGATGCAGAGAGCTAGAATGCAATCAGCAGTTTGA
- the LOC108264339 gene encoding sodium- and chloride-dependent GABA transporter 2 isoform X3 produces the protein MVEKRKVKERGHWASKTEFFLAVAGDIVGLGNVWRFPYLCYRNGGGGFLVPYLVLAVTCGLPLFLLETAMGQYTQEGGITCWQHICPLAKGVGYATQLLVLYSCMLYIIILAWALLYLVLSFKFQLPWASCDNIWNTDDCIAIGNDLNWTRQANSTPAATEFWERRVLSISKGIEHVGKVNYETVLCLIAMWILCYFCIWKGVKSTGKVVYFTATLPYVMLLVLLIRGLTLPGAMLGIKFYLYPDFQRLLEPQVWMEAASQIFYSYSIGIGVLTVLGSYNQYNNNCYRDCFWLCLLNSCTSFVAGFAVFSVLGFMAHVQGVPIEDVAESGPGLAFITYPQAVAMMPLPQLWAVCFFLMIILLGLDTQFITMEVMITSVTDMFPRVLRRTGRREIFLLLFCVFCFFCQLIMVTEGGMYVFQLFDYYTCNGVCIVFICAGRMSEVIEDMTGSYPNIIFRMCWKYVTPVLLLVCFIYFLVDYQPLKYNRWYVYPDWAYALGWLMALSSMMLVPGWALGRLCTLKGSLRQRWLYLCSPDSKLPLTQMQRARMQSAV, from the exons ATGGTGGAAAAAAGGAAAGTAAAGGAGAGAGGACATTGGGCTAGTAAAACAGAATTCTTTCTTGCTGTAGCAGGAGACATAGTGGGTCTGGGCAATGTTTGGAGATTCCCCTACCTCTGCTATAGGAATGGAGGGG GGGGATTCTTGGTGCCTTACCTGGTGCTTGCTGTGACCTGTGGTTTGCCACTATTCCTTCTGGAGACAGCTATGGGACAGTACACACAAGAGGGTGGCATCACCTGTTGGCAGCATATTTGTCCACTGGCTAAGG GTGTTGGATATGCCACTCAGTTGCTTGTACTCTATAGCTGCATGTTATACATCATAATACTTGCCTGGGCACTGCTTTATTTGGTCTTATCCTTCAAGTTTCAGCTTCCCTGGGCCAGCTGTGATAACATCTGGAACACAG aTGACTGTATAGCTATTGGAAATGATCTTAACTGGACAAGACAGGCCAACTCAACACCAGCAGCCACTGAATTTTGGGA GAGAAGAGTGCTTTCTATCTCTAAAGGCATTGAACATGTTGGAAAGGTCAACTATGAGACTGTCTTATGTCTAATTGCAATGTGGATCCTCTGCTATTTCTGTATCTGGAAAGGAGTCAAGTCTACAGGGAAG GTGGTATATTTTACAGCAACGTTGCCCTATGTGATGCTGCTGGTGTTGCTGATTCGTGGACTAACTCTGCCTGGGGCCATGTTGGGTATTAAATTCTACCTCTATCCTGACTTTCAACGGCTGTTGGAGCCTCAG GTATGGATGGAGGCAGCCAGTCAAATTTTCTACTCATACAGTATAGGTATTGGTGTATTGACTGTACTAGGCAGCTACAACCAATACAACAACAACTGCTACAG GGACTGCTTTTGGCTGTGTCTGCTCAACAGTTGCACCAGTTTTGTAGCAGGCTTTGCAGTGTTCTCAGTTCTGGGCTTCATGGCTCATGTGCAAGGTGTTCCTATAGAGGATGTGGCTGAGTCAG GTCCTGGCCTAGCTTTCATAACGTATCCTCAGGCAGTTGCTATGATGCCTCTTCCTCAGCTGTGGGCTGTGTGCTTCTTCCTTATGATTATTCTTCTGGGTCTGGACACAcag TTTATTACAATGGAGGTGATGATTACATCAGTGACGGACATGTTTCCCCGAGTGCTGCGTAGAACTGGACGGCGTGAGATCTTCCTGCTTCTcttctgtgttttctgtttcttctgCCAACTCATCATGGTCACAGAG GGGGGGATGTATGTGTTTCAGCTGTTTGACTACTACACCTGTAATGGAGTATGCATCGTCTTTatct GCGCTGGACGAATGTCTGAGGTCATTGAAGATATGACAGGGTCATACCCTAACATCATCTTTCGGATGTGCTGGAAATATGTCACCCCAGTTCTCTTACTG GTatgtttcatatattttttggtTGACTATCAGCCTTTGAAATACAACCGCTGGTACGTGTACCCAGACTGGGCGTATGCACTGGGCTGGTTGATGGCTCTGTCTTCAATGATGCTGGTTCCTGGATGGGCATTGGGCCGCCTCTGCACATTGAAAGGGAGCCTCAGACAG CGCTGGCTTTACCTGTGTAGTCCTGACAGCAAGTTACCATTGACCCAGATGCAGAGAGCTAGAATGCAATCAGCAGTTTGA
- the LOC108264339 gene encoding sodium- and chloride-dependent GABA transporter 2 isoform X2 produces the protein MVEKRKVKERGHWASKTEFFLAVAGDIVGLGNVWRFPYLCYRNGGGGFLVPYLVLAVTCGLPLFLLETAMGQYTQEGGITCWQHICPLAKGVGYATQLLVLYSCMLYIIILAWALLYLVLSFKFQLPWASCDNIWNTDDCIAIGNDLNWTRQANSTPAATEFWERRVLSISKGIEHVGKVNYETVLCLIAMWILCYFCIWKGVKSTGKVVYFTATLPYVMLLVLLIRGLTLPGAMLGIKFYLYPDFQRLLEPQVWMEAASQIFYSYSIGIGVLTVLGSYNQYNNNCYSCTSFVAGFAVFSVLGFMAHVQGVPIEDVAESGPGLAFITYPQAVAMMPLPQLWAVCFFLMIILLGLDTQFITMEVMITSVTDMFPRVLRRTGRREIFLLLFCVFCFFCQLIMVTEGGMYVFQLFDYYTCNGVCIVFICVFQCLAVGWVFGAGRMSEVIEDMTGSYPNIIFRMCWKYVTPVLLLVCFIYFLVDYQPLKYNRWYVYPDWAYALGWLMALSSMMLVPGWALGRLCTLKGSLRQRWLYLCSPDSKLPLTQMQRARMQSAV, from the exons ATGGTGGAAAAAAGGAAAGTAAAGGAGAGAGGACATTGGGCTAGTAAAACAGAATTCTTTCTTGCTGTAGCAGGAGACATAGTGGGTCTGGGCAATGTTTGGAGATTCCCCTACCTCTGCTATAGGAATGGAGGGG GGGGATTCTTGGTGCCTTACCTGGTGCTTGCTGTGACCTGTGGTTTGCCACTATTCCTTCTGGAGACAGCTATGGGACAGTACACACAAGAGGGTGGCATCACCTGTTGGCAGCATATTTGTCCACTGGCTAAGG GTGTTGGATATGCCACTCAGTTGCTTGTACTCTATAGCTGCATGTTATACATCATAATACTTGCCTGGGCACTGCTTTATTTGGTCTTATCCTTCAAGTTTCAGCTTCCCTGGGCCAGCTGTGATAACATCTGGAACACAG aTGACTGTATAGCTATTGGAAATGATCTTAACTGGACAAGACAGGCCAACTCAACACCAGCAGCCACTGAATTTTGGGA GAGAAGAGTGCTTTCTATCTCTAAAGGCATTGAACATGTTGGAAAGGTCAACTATGAGACTGTCTTATGTCTAATTGCAATGTGGATCCTCTGCTATTTCTGTATCTGGAAAGGAGTCAAGTCTACAGGGAAG GTGGTATATTTTACAGCAACGTTGCCCTATGTGATGCTGCTGGTGTTGCTGATTCGTGGACTAACTCTGCCTGGGGCCATGTTGGGTATTAAATTCTACCTCTATCCTGACTTTCAACGGCTGTTGGAGCCTCAG GTATGGATGGAGGCAGCCAGTCAAATTTTCTACTCATACAGTATAGGTATTGGTGTATTGACTGTACTAGGCAGCTACAACCAATACAACAACAACTGCTACAG TTGCACCAGTTTTGTAGCAGGCTTTGCAGTGTTCTCAGTTCTGGGCTTCATGGCTCATGTGCAAGGTGTTCCTATAGAGGATGTGGCTGAGTCAG GTCCTGGCCTAGCTTTCATAACGTATCCTCAGGCAGTTGCTATGATGCCTCTTCCTCAGCTGTGGGCTGTGTGCTTCTTCCTTATGATTATTCTTCTGGGTCTGGACACAcag TTTATTACAATGGAGGTGATGATTACATCAGTGACGGACATGTTTCCCCGAGTGCTGCGTAGAACTGGACGGCGTGAGATCTTCCTGCTTCTcttctgtgttttctgtttcttctgCCAACTCATCATGGTCACAGAG GGGGGGATGTATGTGTTTCAGCTGTTTGACTACTACACCTGTAATGGAGTATGCATCGTCTTTatctgtgtgtttcagtgccTGGCAGTGGGCTGGGTCTTCG GCGCTGGACGAATGTCTGAGGTCATTGAAGATATGACAGGGTCATACCCTAACATCATCTTTCGGATGTGCTGGAAATATGTCACCCCAGTTCTCTTACTG GTatgtttcatatattttttggtTGACTATCAGCCTTTGAAATACAACCGCTGGTACGTGTACCCAGACTGGGCGTATGCACTGGGCTGGTTGATGGCTCTGTCTTCAATGATGCTGGTTCCTGGATGGGCATTGGGCCGCCTCTGCACATTGAAAGGGAGCCTCAGACAG CGCTGGCTTTACCTGTGTAGTCCTGACAGCAAGTTACCATTGACCCAGATGCAGAGAGCTAGAATGCAATCAGCAGTTTGA